Proteins found in one bacterium BMS3Abin11 genomic segment:
- a CDS encoding arginyl-tRNA-protein transferase: MSVSDLSFFLSTTHECSYLPDREAASLVADPTVKLDTANYSELIQLGFRRSGGMAYRPHCRACQACVAIRIPVSQFHPSRGQKRIWKKNNDLEFTSLPFAFHEEHYQLYQRYQSARHYGGSMDIDDREKYTNFFTASGLETRLLEFRSAGELLCVAAIDWLPAGLSSMYTFFDPEQNNRGLGVYAILWQIMKAQEIGLPHVYLGYWIKECDKMSYKTRYRPYELFQQQRWHRGVD; this comes from the coding sequence ATGTCCGTTTCTGATCTCAGTTTTTTCCTTTCTACTACACATGAATGCAGCTATCTGCCGGATCGTGAGGCCGCATCACTGGTCGCAGACCCTACGGTTAAGCTGGATACTGCAAACTATTCGGAATTAATTCAGCTCGGTTTCCGGCGCAGCGGTGGAATGGCCTATAGACCTCACTGCAGGGCATGCCAGGCCTGCGTAGCAATCCGTATCCCTGTTAGCCAATTTCATCCTTCCCGTGGACAAAAACGTATCTGGAAAAAGAACAATGATCTGGAATTCACCAGCCTGCCGTTCGCCTTCCACGAAGAGCACTATCAACTGTATCAACGATACCAGTCTGCCAGACATTACGGCGGCAGCATGGATATCGACGACCGTGAAAAATATACAAACTTCTTTACCGCTAGCGGACTTGAAACCCGCCTGCTTGAATTTCGCAGTGCCGGAGAACTGCTTTGTGTTGCAGCAATCGACTGGTTGCCGGCAGGCCTGTCCTCCATGTACACCTTTTTTGATCCTGAACAGAACAACCGAGGACTAGGTGTCTACGCTATCCTCTGGCAAATTATGAAAGCACAGGAAATCGGCCTGCCACATGTCTATCTGGGTTACTGGATAAAAGAATGCGACAAAATGTCCTACAAAACCCGCTACCGGCCGTATGAACTGTTTCAGCAACAACGATGGCATCGGGGCGTGGACTAA
- the rluD gene encoding ribosomal large subunit pseudouridine synthase D, with protein sequence MEPKDNPNLVLHQCEETLLQGIIPELCNGFRLDKALATLFGQYSRSAIQHWIKDGRVTLDGKAEGQKTKVREGQAVVIHVPAPVATDSQAQDIPLDMVYQDEDILVINKPAGLVVHPGTGNPDGTLLNALLHFDESLAVLPRAGIVHRIDKETTGLLVIARNEKAVKALVEAIQEKQVRREYLAVIVSQIVAGGTIDAPIGRHSRERTKMAVNNRGKPAVTHYRVEEKFRAHTLVRVTLETGRTHQIRVHMNWQGHPIAGDPVYGKRLHVPPASSGQLLNTLRGFRRQALHAETLALHHPVSGELLSWTVPMPADMQLLVDVLRDDKKGASINP encoded by the coding sequence ATGGAACCGAAGGATAACCCGAATCTAGTGCTTCATCAATGTGAAGAAACCCTGTTACAGGGGATAATCCCTGAATTATGTAACGGTTTTCGTCTCGATAAAGCATTAGCGACCCTGTTCGGCCAATATTCCCGTTCGGCAATTCAGCACTGGATAAAAGATGGGCGGGTGACCCTGGACGGGAAAGCTGAAGGGCAAAAAACGAAGGTAAGGGAAGGGCAGGCTGTAGTGATTCATGTGCCTGCACCGGTAGCGACTGACTCTCAGGCTCAGGATATTCCTCTGGATATGGTCTACCAGGATGAAGATATTCTTGTCATCAACAAGCCGGCGGGTCTGGTCGTACATCCGGGAACGGGTAACCCTGATGGCACACTGCTAAATGCCCTGTTGCACTTCGACGAATCGCTGGCGGTGCTGCCACGGGCCGGAATTGTACATCGAATTGACAAAGAAACGACGGGCCTGCTGGTAATAGCGCGTAATGAAAAGGCGGTAAAGGCCCTTGTTGAAGCAATACAGGAGAAGCAGGTTAGACGTGAATATCTGGCGGTGATCGTTTCTCAGATTGTGGCAGGCGGAACGATTGACGCCCCGATTGGCCGGCATAGCCGTGAACGTACAAAAATGGCCGTAAACAACCGTGGCAAACCGGCCGTGACGCATTACCGGGTAGAAGAGAAGTTCCGTGCCCATACCCTGGTCAGGGTGACACTTGAAACCGGCCGTACACATCAAATCCGTGTCCACATGAACTGGCAGGGTCATCCTATCGCCGGCGATCCAGTCTACGGAAAACGCCTGCATGTGCCGCCGGCATCTTCCGGACAGCTGCTAAATACCCTGCGTGGTTTCCGGAGACAGGCTCTACATGCTGAAACACTGGCTTTGCATCACCCTGTCAGTGGTGAATTGCTGAGCTGGACGGTGCCTATGCCAGCAGATATGCAGTTGCTGGTAGATGTACTTAGAGATGACAAAAAGGGCGCCTCTATTAATCCATGA
- the aat gene encoding leucyl/phenylalanyl-tRNA--protein transferase, whose product MQLITADTPETQFPSPNSASEEGLVAVGGKITTKRVLSAYRQGIFPWYSEDQPVLWWSPEPRAVLYPDEIKISRSLKKTLRHNNFSITADTAFSEVVNACAGPRTQSPTGGTWITAEMMDTYNQLHQLGYGHSIEVWNEEKLAGGLYGLSLGSAFFGESMFSHQSNASKLALVYLAKFSKSRGIDFIDCQLPTDHLASMGAVNLSRKEYLRILETALKHQDHIKYWQLDG is encoded by the coding sequence ATGCAATTAATTACCGCCGACACACCTGAAACACAGTTTCCATCACCAAATTCCGCATCAGAGGAAGGTCTGGTCGCTGTCGGTGGAAAAATCACCACTAAACGGGTACTAAGTGCCTATCGACAGGGGATTTTCCCCTGGTACAGTGAAGATCAGCCGGTATTATGGTGGTCACCCGAGCCACGCGCCGTTCTCTATCCTGATGAGATAAAGATCTCTCGCAGTCTTAAAAAAACGCTGCGCCACAACAATTTCAGTATCACGGCCGACACAGCGTTCAGTGAAGTGGTAAATGCCTGTGCCGGCCCGCGCACACAGTCGCCAACAGGCGGCACATGGATCACCGCTGAGATGATGGATACCTATAACCAGCTTCACCAGCTAGGCTACGGGCACTCTATCGAGGTCTGGAACGAAGAAAAGCTTGCTGGTGGTTTGTATGGCCTGTCACTGGGCTCCGCCTTTTTTGGTGAATCTATGTTCAGTCATCAGTCGAACGCCTCCAAGCTTGCGCTGGTTTATCTGGCAAAATTTTCTAAATCCAGAGGCATAGATTTCATCGACTGCCAACTGCCTACCGACCACCTGGCAAGCATGGGGGCCGTCAATCTTAGCCGCAAAGAATACCTGAGGATTCTCGAAACTGCGCTGAAACATCAGGATCACATAAAATACTGGCAGCTTGATGGCTGA
- the yfiH gene encoding laccase domain protein YfiH, with translation MPPHDWLIPDWPAPAHVRAVSTTRHGGVSRGNYYSMNLAAHVHDDEQAVMQNRSRVQQLLGLRNQPHWLDQYHSTRIVDIDRAEPDYRADGSTVTKVETVCAVMTADCLPVLLTDRKGLRVAALHTGWRGLADGILEAGVKKFSPADDVLAWLGPAIGPEKFEVGEEVVSRLSTKMEYNNVTQEGWCRESTKKGKWLVDIYKLASLRLLMSGVTEVSGGNYCTFTDQQRFFSHRRQGDCGRMATLIWLDHQAGAGQT, from the coding sequence ATGCCGCCTCATGACTGGTTGATACCTGACTGGCCGGCACCAGCACATGTGCGTGCTGTGAGTACTACCCGTCATGGTGGGGTCAGCCGGGGAAACTATTACAGCATGAACCTGGCCGCTCATGTGCATGATGACGAACAGGCCGTGATGCAGAATCGTAGCCGGGTTCAGCAATTATTGGGTTTGCGTAACCAGCCACACTGGCTTGATCAGTATCACTCAACCAGAATTGTAGATATTGACCGGGCAGAGCCTGACTACAGAGCAGATGGCAGCACTGTGACAAAGGTTGAAACAGTCTGCGCAGTGATGACCGCTGATTGTCTACCCGTACTATTGACTGACCGAAAGGGGTTGCGTGTCGCAGCCCTTCACACTGGCTGGCGTGGCCTGGCTGATGGCATCCTGGAAGCTGGTGTAAAGAAATTTTCCCCGGCTGACGACGTTCTTGCCTGGTTGGGCCCTGCCATTGGACCTGAAAAATTTGAGGTCGGCGAAGAAGTTGTTTCGCGGCTTTCCACTAAGATGGAATATAACAACGTAACACAGGAAGGCTGGTGCAGAGAATCAACCAAAAAAGGCAAATGGCTGGTCGATATCTATAAACTGGCGAGTCTTCGTTTGCTGATGTCCGGGGTTACTGAAGTAAGTGGTGGTAATTACTGCACTTTTACTGACCAGCAGCGTTTTTTTTCGCATCGTCGACAGGGAGACTGTGGTCGGATGGCGACGCTGATCTGGCTTGATCATCAGGCCGGCGCCGGACAAACATAA
- the nadE gene encoding glutamine-dependent NAD(+) synthetase, with protein MTGFESQSDHPVSTGASLKIALAQHDCLVGDLQGNADKILQWVVRARDELGADIILFPELNLTGYPPEDLLLRHGFIADTRKVLDELCRHVHGITAIIGCPMQEEDCLYNSAVIIKDGVQIARYDKQSLPNFGVFDEKRYFTAGGSPCIVETYAGKIGVTICEDIWQDGPARQAVQAGAKLILNLNASPYHMDKRAERITVVAEQARLNSVPVVYVNMVGGQDELVFDGGSFVVDASGARVLQAPVFLEDLSLIEITCADKGLQPEPSVLAPDLPRIENVYRALVLGVRDYALKNGFKGAVIGLSGGVDSALTLVIASDALGAENVKAVLMPSRYTQSMSIEDAREQAGVLGVHYQTITIEPMFMAFLDGLKETFAAAAVDTTEENIQARCRGIILMAISNKQGRIVLTTGNKSEMAVGYATLYGDMAGGYAVIKDVPKMLVYELANWRNSQSQVIPQRVIDRPPSAELADDQKDEDSLPVYEILDAILEMYIEDDCGLEEIVAKGFDRNTVRKVLYLVDLNEYKRKQAAPGVRITKRAFGRDRRYPITSAYMRHVLTNDTH; from the coding sequence ATGACTGGTTTTGAATCACAATCTGATCATCCAGTATCAACCGGGGCGTCCTTGAAAATTGCCCTCGCTCAGCATGACTGTCTGGTTGGAGATCTGCAGGGGAATGCTGACAAAATACTGCAGTGGGTGGTGCGGGCCAGGGATGAACTGGGTGCAGATATTATTCTTTTCCCTGAGCTTAACCTGACGGGCTATCCACCTGAAGATCTATTGTTGCGTCATGGCTTTATCGCTGATACCCGTAAAGTGCTGGATGAGCTTTGCAGACATGTGCATGGCATCACGGCTATTATCGGTTGTCCGATGCAGGAAGAAGACTGTTTGTATAACTCTGCCGTAATAATTAAAGATGGTGTGCAGATAGCGCGTTATGACAAACAGAGCCTGCCTAATTTCGGCGTTTTCGATGAAAAACGGTATTTCACTGCGGGTGGCAGCCCTTGCATAGTGGAAACATATGCAGGAAAGATCGGTGTCACCATTTGTGAGGACATCTGGCAGGATGGCCCTGCCAGGCAGGCAGTTCAGGCCGGTGCGAAGCTTATTCTTAATCTCAACGCGTCACCATATCATATGGACAAGCGGGCTGAACGTATAACAGTGGTTGCAGAGCAGGCACGATTAAATTCTGTGCCTGTGGTCTATGTCAATATGGTTGGCGGTCAGGATGAACTGGTTTTTGATGGTGGTTCTTTTGTTGTTGATGCCAGCGGTGCACGTGTTCTGCAGGCACCGGTGTTTTTAGAAGATCTTTCGTTGATTGAAATTACCTGCGCTGATAAAGGTTTACAGCCAGAGCCGTCAGTACTTGCTCCTGATTTACCCCGAATTGAAAATGTATACCGGGCACTTGTGCTTGGTGTGCGTGACTATGCATTAAAAAATGGCTTCAAGGGGGCGGTAATCGGACTGTCGGGCGGTGTCGATTCCGCACTGACACTGGTCATTGCCAGTGATGCACTAGGCGCGGAGAATGTTAAGGCTGTACTTATGCCTTCGCGCTATACCCAGTCCATGAGTATTGAGGATGCCAGGGAGCAGGCCGGGGTACTCGGTGTGCATTACCAGACCATCACTATCGAACCGATGTTTATGGCATTTCTTGACGGTCTTAAGGAGACTTTTGCCGCAGCAGCAGTCGATACCACCGAAGAGAACATTCAGGCTCGCTGTCGAGGAATTATATTGATGGCCATATCCAACAAACAGGGTCGCATTGTGTTGACCACCGGCAATAAAAGTGAAATGGCAGTTGGTTATGCCACCCTTTATGGTGACATGGCGGGGGGGTATGCAGTGATCAAAGATGTACCGAAGATGCTGGTCTATGAGCTGGCAAACTGGCGTAATAGTCAGTCGCAGGTAATCCCGCAGCGCGTGATAGACCGGCCGCCGAGTGCTGAACTGGCTGATGATCAGAAGGATGAAGATTCACTACCGGTATATGAAATTCTTGATGCTATTCTTGAAATGTATATAGAAGATGATTGTGGACTTGAAGAAATCGTGGCGAAAGGCTTTGATCGCAACACGGTGCGAAAGGTTCTTTACCTGGTAGATCTGAATGAATATAAACGCAAACAGGCTGCGCCCGGAGTGCGAATAACAAAAAGAGCTTTCGGCAGAGATCGGCGCTATCCCATTACTTCAGCTTATATGCGGCACGTGTTAACGAATGATACGCATTAG
- the rpmG gene encoding 50S ribosomal protein L33, whose amino-acid sequence MREKIKLVSSAGTGHFYTTTKNKRTMTEKLVMKKFDPVVRKHVDYKEAKIK is encoded by the coding sequence ATGCGCGAAAAAATCAAACTTGTATCCAGTGCTGGCACTGGCCATTTTTACACCACCACCAAGAACAAGCGCACCATGACGGAAAAGCTGGTGATGAAGAAGTTTGACCCGGTAGTACGCAAGCATGTGGACTACAAGGAAGCTAAAATTAAGTAA
- the cfxP gene encoding phosphoribulokinase, plasmid, producing MSKKHPVVAITGSSGAGTTTVKDACEHIFFRQEIRPLVIEGDSFHRLDRAAFKLAVAKHDAEGNNSFSHFGPESNHFDKIAETFQSYGETGGCKRRYYIHSDEEALFHNERLGGETYKAGEFTPWEEITEDSDLLFYEGLHGGVKVDGTDVSKFVDLLIGVVPVVNLEWIQKIFRDNSQRGYSADVIVDTILRRMPDYVNYITPQFSRTDINLQRVATVDTSNPFIARDIPTPDESFVIIRFRDPTKFNINFPYLLNMVSDSFMSRQNTIVIPGGKMGYAIELILSPIIQNMIANKA from the coding sequence ATGTCAAAAAAACATCCAGTCGTTGCCATTACTGGCTCTTCAGGCGCCGGCACTACAACCGTCAAAGATGCCTGCGAACATATTTTTTTCCGCCAGGAAATCAGACCCCTGGTAATCGAAGGTGATAGCTTTCACCGCCTGGATCGCGCAGCATTCAAGCTCGCTGTGGCCAAACATGATGCTGAAGGGAATAACTCATTCAGTCATTTCGGGCCGGAATCCAATCATTTCGACAAAATCGCCGAAACCTTTCAGTCTTATGGCGAAACAGGTGGCTGTAAACGCCGCTATTACATCCACAGTGATGAAGAAGCGCTGTTCCACAATGAAAGACTGGGTGGAGAAACTTATAAAGCCGGAGAATTCACTCCCTGGGAGGAAATAACAGAAGACTCAGATCTGCTTTTTTATGAAGGCCTGCACGGCGGTGTAAAAGTTGACGGTACGGATGTCTCAAAATTTGTAGATCTGCTTATTGGTGTGGTTCCAGTGGTGAATCTGGAATGGATACAGAAAATTTTCCGTGATAATTCTCAGCGTGGCTATTCAGCAGATGTCATTGTCGACACCATCCTGCGTCGTATGCCTGACTATGTGAATTACATCACACCGCAGTTTTCTCGCACAGACATCAATCTGCAGCGCGTTGCAACGGTGGATACATCCAATCCTTTCATTGCCAGAGATATTCCTACACCGGATGAAAGTTTTGTCATTATCCGCTTCAGGGATCCGACAAAGTTCAATATCAATTTCCCATATCTACTTAACATGGTTTCTGACTCCTTCATGTCACGGCAAAATACCATAGTCATACCAGGCGGCAAAATGGGCTATGCCATAGAATTGATACTGTCGCCGATTATCCAGAATATGATCGCTAACAAAGCATAG
- a CDS encoding zeta toxin, translating into MTKLINALLNPSVYDHAVDKIELLQTHISWVILTGDFAYKIKKPVNFGFLDFSSLGKRRHYCEEELRLNRRLAPQLYLDVITITGSEELPAINGTGKVLEYAVKMRQFPTESLLINMINTGDLREIHMDWLAHSIASFHHQTGVAKAGAEFGTLAAVEKPVKENFQQIRQHIQNTEILKQLDAIEGWCTDVFFNLETAFRKRKQDGFIRECHGDLHLGNIILLHEKIIPFDCIEFNENLRWIDVLSEIAFLVMDLEDHQRPDLGRHFLNKYLELTGDYSNLNIFQYYKVYRAMVRAKINTLQLKQEGMAQSQIKAIYKQCKNYVNLGSSYIIDQKPVLIIMHGFSGSGKTTVSQFIVEALPVIRIRSDIERKRLYKLKPTEKSLSGINKGVYNDEASRKTYNHLRRLAEDILLAGKSVIVDAAFLQAEQRKQFAELASIHNMPYHIIDCHAERGILVQRISERQIYGNDASEASLKVLYNQQENHDPLTDEERAISFTIGSTEAMAIKTVTDHLGALIRGRTVPDSFPDEKTPYR; encoded by the coding sequence ATGACTAAACTCATCAATGCTCTGCTAAACCCGTCGGTCTACGACCATGCTGTAGATAAGATCGAACTCCTACAGACCCATATCTCATGGGTCATACTCACCGGAGACTTTGCCTATAAAATCAAGAAGCCAGTGAACTTTGGATTTCTCGACTTTTCATCTCTGGGAAAGCGCAGGCATTACTGTGAGGAAGAATTACGCCTCAATCGACGCCTTGCTCCACAACTCTACCTGGATGTCATCACCATCACGGGCAGTGAAGAACTGCCTGCCATAAACGGTACTGGAAAGGTGCTGGAATATGCAGTAAAGATGCGGCAATTTCCGACAGAAAGCCTCCTTATCAACATGATTAATACCGGTGATCTTAGAGAAATCCACATGGACTGGCTGGCACATAGTATTGCCAGTTTCCATCATCAAACAGGTGTGGCAAAAGCTGGAGCTGAATTCGGTACATTAGCTGCCGTTGAAAAACCGGTAAAGGAAAACTTCCAACAGATTCGTCAACATATTCAGAATACAGAAATCCTGAAACAGCTGGATGCAATAGAGGGATGGTGTACTGATGTTTTCTTTAATCTGGAAACAGCATTTCGTAAACGCAAACAGGATGGTTTTATTCGCGAGTGCCACGGCGATTTACATCTTGGCAACATTATCCTGCTGCATGAAAAAATCATTCCTTTTGACTGTATCGAATTTAATGAAAATCTTCGCTGGATTGATGTCCTAAGTGAAATCGCGTTCCTTGTTATGGATCTGGAGGATCATCAGCGACCGGATCTTGGTAGACATTTTCTAAACAAATACCTTGAACTGACTGGGGACTATAGTAACCTCAATATATTTCAATATTACAAAGTTTATCGCGCTATGGTGCGTGCAAAAATTAATACCCTCCAACTAAAGCAGGAAGGAATGGCTCAATCTCAAATAAAAGCCATATATAAACAATGCAAAAACTACGTCAATCTGGGCAGTAGCTATATTATCGACCAGAAACCTGTGTTGATAATTATGCATGGCTTCAGTGGTTCGGGTAAAACAACGGTTAGCCAATTTATTGTTGAAGCCTTGCCGGTAATACGAATTCGTTCTGATATTGAACGCAAACGTCTATATAAACTAAAGCCCACAGAAAAAAGCCTGTCTGGAATCAACAAAGGTGTCTATAATGATGAGGCATCCCGAAAAACATATAACCATCTTCGAAGACTCGCAGAAGATATTCTCCTTGCAGGCAAATCAGTGATTGTTGATGCTGCTTTTTTACAGGCCGAACAACGTAAACAATTCGCAGAACTTGCATCTATACACAATATGCCTTACCACATCATTGACTGCCATGCTGAACGTGGAATACTGGTACAACGTATTTCTGAAAGACAAATTTATGGCAACGATGCCTCGGAAGCATCACTGAAAGTTCTTTACAATCAGCAGGAAAATCATGACCCGCTAACGGATGAAGAACGGGCTATATCTTTCACTATAGGGAGTACTGAAGCCATGGCTATCAAAACAGTGACTGACCATCTCGGTGCACTGATCCGCGGCCGTACCGTACCAGATAGTTTTCCCGACGAGAAAACCCCTTATCGTTAA
- the infA gene encoding translation initiation factor IF-1, whose product MAKEESIEMEGTIIDTLPNTTFKVELENGHVVTAHISGKMRKHYIRILTGDKVTVQLTPYDLSKGRITYRAR is encoded by the coding sequence TTGGCAAAAGAAGAATCCATTGAAATGGAAGGGACTATCATTGATACCCTTCCCAATACCACTTTCAAGGTAGAGCTTGAAAACGGCCACGTTGTGACTGCTCACATATCAGGAAAGATGCGCAAGCATTATATTCGTATCCTGACCGGGGATAAGGTTACTGTACAGCTGACCCCTTACGACCTTAGCAAAGGACGTATTACATACCGCGCTCGATAG
- the rpmB gene encoding 50S ribosomal protein L28: MARVCQITGKRTVRGNNVSHAHNKTRRSFLPNLHYRHFWVESENRWVKLRVSSKGLRILDKKGIDTVLTEMRARGEKI; encoded by the coding sequence ATGGCCAGAGTATGCCAAATTACAGGTAAACGCACGGTACGTGGGAACAATGTTTCCCATGCCCACAACAAAACACGTCGCAGTTTTCTGCCTAATCTGCACTATCGCCATTTCTGGGTGGAGAGTGAGAATCGCTGGGTAAAACTCCGCGTTTCCAGCAAAGGCCTGCGTATCCTGGACAAGAAAGGAATCGACACTGTGCTGACAGAAATGCGCGCACGTGGCGAAAAGATATAA
- the psf-1 gene encoding 4'-phosphopantetheinyl transferase psf-1, translating to MIRISEQALPANGTVHIWSLSLDDPALDLPELLSDDEITRFAGLSHHKARSRFLRTRSALRLILESYVRCPANELTFIPGENGKPELATGPPKLRFNLSHSGHCFLLSVAAESDIGIDIEQIQANRDYAALARRFFTEEESSLIDSSDNDSLFYRMWVLKEAAVKARGMKLLAGLDRFECLLSEKGDLKIRDKLGCANDSDWSVRQWQADEKFVAAVMVKCPEAQFIDKSLR from the coding sequence ATGATACGCATTAGTGAACAGGCTTTGCCAGCCAACGGTACAGTTCATATCTGGAGTCTTTCACTGGATGACCCAGCACTGGATTTACCGGAGCTTCTATCGGACGATGAAATAACCCGCTTTGCCGGCTTAAGTCACCATAAAGCCAGGTCGCGCTTTCTCCGGACTCGTTCCGCTCTACGGTTAATCCTGGAAAGCTATGTTAGATGTCCGGCGAATGAACTCACTTTCATCCCGGGTGAAAATGGCAAACCAGAGCTGGCAACTGGGCCACCAAAGTTGCGTTTTAACCTCAGCCATAGCGGTCATTGCTTCCTGCTGTCTGTGGCAGCTGAGAGTGATATAGGTATCGATATTGAACAAATTCAGGCTAACCGTGATTATGCAGCACTAGCTCGCCGTTTTTTTACTGAAGAAGAAAGCTCTCTGATTGATTCGAGTGATAATGACAGCCTGTTTTACAGAATGTGGGTATTGAAAGAGGCCGCTGTTAAGGCGCGTGGAATGAAACTACTGGCTGGACTGGATCGGTTTGAATGCCTGCTATCAGAGAAGGGTGATCTTAAAATCAGGGATAAACTTGGGTGTGCTAACGATAGTGACTGGTCAGTCAGGCAGTGGCAGGCTGATGAAAAGTTTGTAGCTGCTGTTATGGTGAAATGTCCTGAAGCACAATTTATAGACAAATCACTACGTTAG
- the bamD gene encoding outer membrane protein assembly factor BamD precursor, with protein MNATRLLLIITLPLILSACSWFKDNEKVDDTVPAQTLYSRAKKELTSNNWEAAIKQYEALRVRYPFGKYSQQTEMELAYAYYKNGEPELAIAAADRFIHNYPTQPNLDYAYYLKGLSDFKDSKSIMDRITGGYDFSDRDPKAALQAYKDFSILLEKFPESRYADDARQRMRFILETQAVHEIRVARHYLKIEAYVAALNRAKYVIEHYQRTPSVEDALGLQATIYATIGMPDLANDSLRVLKLNFPKSRYIKRAEKLLAKKG; from the coding sequence ATGAACGCCACAAGACTCCTTTTAATAATAACATTACCGCTGATTCTATCAGCTTGCTCCTGGTTTAAGGACAATGAAAAGGTTGATGATACTGTCCCGGCACAAACCCTCTATTCCAGGGCCAAGAAAGAGCTCACATCAAATAACTGGGAAGCCGCAATTAAGCAGTACGAAGCACTACGCGTCCGGTATCCTTTTGGTAAGTATTCGCAACAGACCGAGATGGAACTGGCTTACGCCTATTACAAAAATGGCGAACCGGAACTGGCTATCGCCGCTGCAGACCGCTTCATCCACAACTATCCTACCCAACCAAATCTGGATTATGCCTATTATCTAAAAGGCCTGTCTGACTTTAAAGACAGTAAATCTATCATGGACAGGATTACAGGGGGCTACGATTTCTCAGATCGCGACCCAAAAGCCGCATTGCAGGCCTACAAGGATTTCTCAATTTTGCTGGAGAAGTTTCCCGAAAGTCGTTATGCCGACGATGCCCGTCAACGAATGAGATTTATCCTGGAAACGCAGGCTGTACATGAAATCAGGGTGGCGCGTCACTATCTCAAAATCGAGGCCTATGTTGCTGCCCTGAACCGGGCAAAATATGTCATTGAGCACTACCAGCGCACCCCTTCTGTTGAGGACGCACTTGGACTGCAAGCCACTATCTACGCCACCATTGGCATGCCGGATCTGGCAAATGACAGTCTCAGGGTACTCAAACTCAATTTCCCGAAAAGTCGTTATATAAAGCGGGCCGAGAAATTACTGGCTAAAAAAGGGTGA